From a region of the Drosophila virilis strain 15010-1051.87 chromosome 3, Dvir_AGI_RSII-ME, whole genome shotgun sequence genome:
- the LOC116650728 gene encoding brachyurin codes for MKFICASVLLLSAVLGTNAVDWQSLKSLDIEPKVPMIRRHNAPAGRITRGETAARNQFPYQAGLMLYTPDGAAWCGGTLISTRHVVTAAHCTDNLTSGVDVYLGAWDRTNAKEEGQQIIFVEKKYVIVHEAWDNKTLKNDISIIKLPVPIEFNQFIQPAKLPVKSDNYENYAGEQAVASGWGKVADSERGATNILQYIYVPIMRNAGCSPWFVGSVTSTNICIKTTGGISTCNGDSGGPLVLADGSNTLIGATSYGIALGCEVGWPGVFTRITSYLDWIEEHTGVVNKGL; via the exons ATGAAGTTCATTTGTGCATCAGTACTACTACTATCCGCCGTACTCGGCACCAATGCCGTGGACTGGCAGTCCTTGAAATCGCTGGACATTGAGCCCAAAGTGCCCATGATCCGTCGTCATAATGCGCCCGCTGGACGTATTACGAGAGGCGAAACCGCTGCACGCAATCAGTTCCCCTACCAGGCGGGTCTCATGCTCTACACTCCCGACGGTGCTGCCTGGTGCGGAGGTACCCTGATCAGCACCCGACATGTGGTTACCGCCGCTCACTGCACGGACAATCTGACCTCTGGTGTGGATGTCTATCTGGGCGCCTGGGATCGCACCAACGCGAAGGAGGAGGGCCAGCAGATCATCTTTGTGGAGAAGAAGTACGTGATTGTTCATGAGGCGTGGGACAACAAAACCCTCAAGAACGACATTTCCATCATTAAGCTGCCCGTGCCCATTGAATTCAACCAGTTCATTCAGCCCGCCAAGCTGCCCGTCAAGTCCGACAACTACGAAAACTACGCTGGGGAGCAGGCTGTTGCCTCCGGCTGGGGCAAGGTCGCCGACT CCGAGAGAGGAGCCACCAACATcttgcaatatatttatgtgcccATCATGAGGAACGCGGGCTGCTCTCCCTGGTTCGTCGGCTCTGTGACCAGCACCAACATCTGCATCAAGACAACCGGCGGCATTTCCACCTGCAACGGTGACTCTGGTGGTCCTTTGGTTCTTGCCGATGGCAGCAACACCTTGATTGGTGCCACCTCCTACGGAATTGCTCTGGGCTGCGAGGTTGGCTGGCCAGGTGTCTTCACCCGCATCACCTCCTATCTGGACTGGATCGAGGAGCACACCGGTGTGGTTAACAAGGgcttataa